One genomic window of Mogibacterium diversum includes the following:
- a CDS encoding VOC family protein, with translation MFTFNHFNFNVLDLERSLEFYDKALGLKPVRENHGDNFTLVYLGDGKTDFQLELTYLHDRKEPYELGELEYHLAMTTDDIEASVKLHEELDCIVFVNEGMGIYFIEDPDGYWIEIIPAK, from the coding sequence ATGTTTACTTTTAATCATTTTAACTTCAACGTTCTAGATTTAGAGCGTAGCCTTGAGTTTTACGATAAGGCGCTTGGCCTAAAGCCAGTTAGAGAAAACCATGGCGACAACTTTACTTTAGTTTATCTTGGTGACGGTAAAACCGATTTTCAGCTGGAACTCACGTATTTACACGACCGCAAGGAGCCATATGAACTAGGAGAACTCGAGTATCATCTTGCAATGACTACTGATGATATCGAAGCTTCTGTTAAACTTCATGAAGAGCTTGATTGCATTGTCTTTGTTAATGAGGGGATGGGGATATATTTTATCGAAGATCCAGACGGATATTGGATTGAGATTATACCGGCAAAATAA
- a CDS encoding GNAT family N-acetyltransferase, whose protein sequence is MKESIVIREPQLEDAESIVSFYNFVGGETTFLSFEKDEYPLNVEEQREAISSINNHPACIMLLAMDVGEIAGIGTIHSGNKIKSRHQGELGIVVAKKYHGLGIGKELMNNLIEFCRNNGVTTRIQLDTRCDNEVAVRLYEKLGFEIEGRLPNTTLIDGTYYDLYVMGLML, encoded by the coding sequence ATGAAAGAATCAATTGTTATTAGAGAGCCGCAGCTTGAAGATGCAGAAAGCATAGTTAGCTTCTACAATTTTGTAGGAGGTGAAACAACTTTCTTGAGTTTTGAGAAAGATGAATATCCGCTTAATGTGGAAGAACAAAGGGAGGCTATTTCTTCAATAAATAATCATCCTGCTTGCATTATGCTCCTGGCAATGGATGTTGGGGAAATTGCAGGAATTGGAACCATTCACTCTGGGAATAAAATAAAATCTAGACATCAAGGTGAACTAGGGATTGTTGTTGCTAAGAAATATCATGGTCTGGGAATAGGTAAAGAGCTTATGAATAATCTGATTGAGTTTTGCCGTAATAATGGAGTTACAACGAGAATTCAGTTAGATACTAGATGTGACAATGAGGTTGCGGTTAGGCTTTATGAGAAACTCGGATTTGAGATAGAAGGAAGATTACCTAATACAACTTTAATTGATGGTACATATTACGATCTTTATGTCATGGGCTTGATGCTATAA
- a CDS encoding MerR family transcriptional regulator → MKYTIGEVANFLHLSRDMIRYYEKRGMIVSERNESNNYRTYDNMAVFELLDTIQHKNLNLSIREIEAMRHGDYEHNMSCYLDRYYDELKSEISFGTTLLKRIEELKSRYETSNQNIGSYWIQSVPGRYRYHVVDSISGEFGAIELEASISDVLFTDYVNPFVDYGFTSIDDTESWHASISESYTEELSIDLPHGYEYEPEGTYLCSLENIGCVKKFDMSAIDMFRKTAYARYGEKIAINPVIGMIASKLKKSGELHVVMELQIKIG, encoded by the coding sequence ATGAAGTACACGATCGGAGAAGTAGCTAATTTCTTGCACTTATCCAGAGATATGATTCGCTACTATGAGAAGAGAGGCATGATTGTCTCGGAGCGCAATGAAAGCAACAATTACCGCACCTATGACAATATGGCGGTTTTTGAGTTACTTGATACAATTCAGCACAAAAATCTTAATCTGAGCATTAGAGAAATCGAGGCGATGCGGCATGGTGATTATGAACACAATATGTCGTGTTATCTGGATAGATATTATGATGAACTTAAGAGCGAAATAAGTTTTGGCACCACGCTTCTAAAGCGCATAGAAGAACTCAAATCTAGGTACGAAACGAGTAATCAGAACATCGGTAGCTATTGGATACAGAGTGTGCCTGGTCGCTATAGATACCACGTTGTAGATAGTATTAGCGGGGAATTTGGTGCCATAGAACTTGAAGCATCAATCAGTGATGTATTGTTCACAGATTACGTAAACCCTTTTGTGGATTATGGTTTTACTTCAATCGATGATACGGAGTCGTGGCATGCGTCTATATCAGAATCATACACAGAGGAACTATCCATAGATTTGCCTCATGGATACGAGTATGAGCCAGAGGGAACGTACCTGTGTTCACTTGAAAATATTGGATGCGTAAAAAAGTTTGATATGTCGGCAATCGATATGTTCCGCAAGACCGCCTACGCTCGATACGGTGAAAAGATTGCAATAAATCCGGTAATAGGCATGATTGCGAGTAAATTAAAAAAATCAGGAGAACTTCACGTGGTGATGGAACTTCAGATAAAGATTGGCTAA
- a CDS encoding TraX family protein, with product MDSSKLHKLKVLSGAQLKYIAFISMLIDHTNKALIYPNLTGGKLNVLSDVFDILGRIAFPIFAFLLVEGYFKTRNKWRYLGTLLLFGAISEVPFDMFTSAEFYEKNWSNVMFTLALMLITIWIIDILKEKMKSLHMFFWYLASIFVILAGIALSLYFSVDYDYHGILIAYFFYLFHGRELLAIPFCFVSMIKEPWALLGYGFVLTYNGERGKQYKLLNYLFYPVHLLILGIIRMKFGI from the coding sequence ATGGACAGTTCAAAACTACACAAACTGAAAGTCTTGTCTGGTGCACAGCTCAAGTATATAGCATTTATCTCGATGCTGATAGATCATACAAACAAAGCCCTTATATACCCGAATCTTACGGGTGGAAAACTGAATGTCTTAAGCGATGTATTTGATATACTCGGCAGAATTGCCTTCCCTATATTTGCCTTTCTACTTGTAGAGGGTTATTTCAAAACACGAAATAAATGGCGATACCTCGGAACACTCCTATTATTCGGAGCTATTTCTGAGGTGCCCTTCGACATGTTTACAAGCGCAGAATTCTACGAAAAGAATTGGAGCAACGTGATGTTTACGCTTGCACTCATGCTTATAACAATCTGGATTATAGATATACTTAAGGAAAAGATGAAGTCTTTACATATGTTTTTTTGGTACCTCGCATCTATTTTCGTCATCCTAGCAGGCATCGCTCTCTCCTTGTACTTTAGTGTCGACTATGACTACCACGGAATCCTGATTGCATACTTTTTCTATTTATTCCACGGGAGAGAGTTACTGGCAATTCCATTCTGTTTTGTTTCGATGATCAAGGAGCCATGGGCACTACTTGGATATGGATTCGTTCTCACTTATAACGGAGAGCGCGGAAAGCAGTATAAGCTTTTGAACTATTTATTCTATCCTGTACACCTGCTAATTTTAGGAATCATCAGGATGAAGTTCGGAATCTAG
- a CDS encoding double-cubane-cluster-containing anaerobic reductase: protein MEIIKELPEVFEEFSEQRRNSFLSVKEIKESGTPVIGAYCTYFPQEVAMAAGAAPIGLCSMSDEAIPEAEKDLPANLCPLIKASYGFAKSDKCPYFHFSDVVVGETTCDGKKKMYELMSDFKELYLMNLPNSQDEEGRKLWRAEVVKFIKYLEEKFGVEITEDKLRDAARLKNRERDAQRKISEVMIHDPAPITGENLFNAVYGSTFKFDKEELIGSLNALTNRIEDEYNHGNMLDKRSRILITGCPMGSGTMKVVNAIENNGGVVVCYENCSGYKNFDRLVDAEADDIIGAIADRYLKIGCSVMTPNENRYELLGRLIDQYNVDGVIDMSLTACLTYNIESKSIGKFVTEEKGIPYLSVETDYSKADVGQLNTRITAFLEML, encoded by the coding sequence ATGGAAATTATTAAGGAATTACCGGAGGTATTTGAGGAGTTCTCTGAACAGAGGAGGAACTCATTCTTAAGCGTTAAAGAAATCAAGGAGTCGGGCACACCGGTTATAGGTGCATACTGCACCTATTTTCCGCAGGAAGTTGCTATGGCTGCAGGGGCAGCACCTATAGGCTTATGTTCTATGTCGGATGAAGCTATTCCTGAGGCCGAAAAAGATTTGCCTGCTAACCTATGTCCGCTGATTAAGGCCAGCTACGGGTTTGCAAAATCTGACAAGTGTCCTTACTTCCACTTTTCCGACGTAGTTGTAGGTGAGACGACTTGCGATGGTAAGAAGAAAATGTATGAGCTCATGTCTGATTTTAAGGAACTTTACCTAATGAATCTTCCTAATAGTCAGGACGAAGAAGGTAGGAAACTGTGGCGTGCAGAAGTAGTTAAGTTTATCAAGTATTTGGAAGAAAAGTTTGGTGTTGAAATTACAGAAGATAAGCTTCGAGATGCTGCAAGGCTCAAGAATAGGGAGAGAGATGCACAGAGAAAGATCTCTGAAGTGATGATACATGATCCAGCACCTATTACAGGAGAAAATCTATTCAATGCTGTATATGGCAGCACCTTTAAATTCGATAAAGAAGAACTTATCGGATCACTTAATGCCCTGACTAATCGAATAGAAGATGAATACAATCACGGCAACATGCTAGATAAGCGTTCTAGAATTTTAATAACAGGATGTCCGATGGGTAGTGGAACCATGAAAGTCGTGAATGCCATAGAAAATAATGGTGGCGTTGTTGTATGTTACGAGAATTGTTCTGGGTACAAGAATTTTGATAGACTTGTGGATGCAGAGGCTGATGATATAATAGGAGCGATAGCAGATAGATACCTAAAGATTGGATGTTCAGTGATGACGCCAAATGAGAATAGGTATGAACTGCTAGGGAGACTAATCGATCAGTATAATGTAGACGGAGTTATTGATATGTCGCTTACTGCCTGTCTGACATATAATATTGAATCTAAATCGATAGGAAAATTCGTAACAGAGGAGAAGGGGATTCCGTACCTGAGCGTGGAAACGGATTATTCTAAGGCAGATGTAGGGCAGCTTAATACCAGAATTACTGCTTTTCTTGAGATGCTATAA
- a CDS encoding D-alanyl-D-alanine carboxypeptidase family protein, producing the protein METRRENKNKRKRIYIWITIAIIVVAIVSFMCFFISDRGTGERRSRSKDIYNSKSVYVYNLTDGKVEIDVNGNKKLPIASLTKLMTCRKALIVMRSKGLVLDDSGQVSEEAVNIVKRQKEFMVGYDVDESTDLRDLFYAMIMRSDGACANSIASMMGGNINHFVSEMNDEASEIGLSNTHYETPDGVYKSGEYSTASDVAKLLKESLPDKDYYKIFTTPTYVSTKTERHPDGIKLSNDVISAFNKHKIKSFKVLGGKFGYTREAGKSIAVLAEKNGKKYIVITLGCYNKGGNHGHMDDVITAMKKING; encoded by the coding sequence TTGGAAACTAGACGCGAGAATAAGAATAAAAGAAAAAGAATTTACATCTGGATAACTATTGCAATCATTGTGGTTGCAATAGTTTCTTTCATGTGTTTTTTTATCTCTGATAGAGGAACTGGAGAGCGCCGGAGCAGAAGCAAAGATATCTATAATAGCAAAAGTGTATATGTATACAACTTGACTGACGGTAAAGTAGAGATTGATGTTAACGGCAATAAGAAGCTGCCAATAGCATCTCTAACTAAGCTGATGACCTGCCGAAAAGCTCTCATAGTAATGCGAAGTAAGGGGCTTGTCCTTGATGATAGCGGGCAAGTGAGTGAAGAAGCGGTTAATATTGTCAAGCGGCAAAAAGAGTTTATGGTGGGTTATGACGTGGATGAGAGCACCGATTTAAGGGATCTCTTTTATGCGATGATTATGCGATCTGATGGAGCGTGTGCAAATTCGATTGCTAGCATGATGGGTGGCAATATAAACCATTTCGTAAGTGAGATGAATGACGAAGCAAGTGAAATAGGACTTTCCAATACGCATTACGAGACACCGGATGGTGTTTATAAGAGTGGGGAGTACTCGACTGCTTCGGATGTTGCGAAATTACTCAAGGAATCGCTACCGGATAAAGATTATTATAAAATTTTCACTACGCCGACTTATGTATCGACAAAGACTGAGCGTCATCCTGATGGTATAAAACTATCAAATGACGTTATTTCAGCATTTAATAAGCATAAGATTAAAAGTTTTAAGGTTCTCGGTGGTAAGTTTGGATATACAAGAGAAGCTGGTAAGAGCATAGCTGTATTAGCGGAAAAGAATGGCAAAAAGTACATAGTTATTACATTGGGCTGCTACAACAAAGGCGGCAATCATGGTCATATGGATGATGTTATAACAGCGATGAAAAAGATTAATGGATAA
- a CDS encoding GIY-YIG nuclease family protein, whose amino-acid sequence MINNYKSSHVEKFKKLKAPEKDGFYTYILLCDDGSLYTGWTVNLAKRIDTHNSGSGAKYTSTRVPVDLVYYEEFDNRSEAMSREWHIKKMTREAKEQLITKL is encoded by the coding sequence ATGATTAATAATTATAAATCTTCACATGTAGAAAAGTTTAAAAAGCTAAAAGCACCTGAAAAAGACGGTTTCTATACATATATATTGCTTTGCGATGATGGTAGTTTATACACGGGATGGACGGTAAATCTAGCTAAAAGAATTGATACTCACAATAGTGGAAGTGGTGCAAAATACACTAGTACACGTGTTCCGGTAGATTTAGTGTATTACGAGGAGTTTGATAACAGGAGCGAAGCGATGAGCAGAGAATGGCACATAAAAAAGATGACTAGGGAAGCTAAAGAACAGCTAATTACCAAGCTATAA
- a CDS encoding alanine/glycine:cation symporter family protein — protein MENAINNIVLMISDVLYKPWIVPLLLLAGGLYFTIRTRFMQISMFKDSIKVVSEKPKSENGISSFGALMVSTASRVGTGNIIGVATAIILGGAGSIFWMWLTAIFGGASAFVESTLAQIYKKKNSDGSSYGGPAYYMRDAIRFKGLGKALGVFFSIIIIFTYAVGYNMLAAYNLQSTFSAFSFYNQNSPKVIGVILALAFGAIVIGGAKRLSDVTKILVPVMGVIYVGVALVVILMNIKNVPHMFQIIFANAFDFKAIFGGFTGSCIMFGVKRGLYSNEAGMGSAPNAAATADVSHPVKQGLVQMLSVFIDTLLICSTTAFLCLITDVDPQKYVDGDAAKAAEYVQAAIHSTLGNFGPIFIAISMFFFAFTTLIGNYSYCEGCLAFVLKRNLKRQEALVFRCIAIVLIYVGAVSQADLVWNMADMAQGFMVITNMPVILFLGGTAVRCLNDYRKQKHAGLDPHFIASDIGIHDETDFWK, from the coding sequence ATGGAAAATGCTATTAACAATATAGTGCTCATGATAAGTGATGTGCTATATAAGCCTTGGATTGTGCCACTGCTACTCCTTGCTGGTGGATTGTACTTTACAATCCGCACCAGATTTATGCAGATAAGCATGTTCAAGGACTCAATCAAAGTTGTGTCTGAGAAACCTAAGAGTGAAAACGGTATTTCGTCATTCGGTGCGTTAATGGTTTCTACTGCATCTAGAGTAGGTACCGGTAATATCATCGGTGTTGCCACAGCTATTATCCTCGGCGGAGCTGGTTCGATTTTCTGGATGTGGCTCACTGCTATTTTTGGTGGAGCTTCGGCTTTTGTTGAGTCTACACTTGCTCAGATTTACAAGAAGAAAAACAGCGACGGCTCTAGCTACGGCGGACCGGCATATTACATGCGAGATGCGATTAGGTTCAAAGGCCTCGGAAAGGCGCTCGGAGTATTCTTCTCTATAATCATAATATTTACATATGCAGTCGGCTATAATATGCTAGCAGCTTATAATCTGCAGTCAACATTTAGTGCCTTCAGTTTCTATAATCAGAATTCACCAAAAGTTATCGGGGTGATTCTTGCACTTGCGTTTGGAGCGATAGTAATAGGTGGAGCAAAGAGATTATCAGATGTAACAAAGATACTTGTACCGGTAATGGGAGTCATCTATGTTGGTGTTGCGCTTGTGGTTATCCTCATGAATATCAAGAACGTTCCTCACATGTTCCAGATTATTTTTGCAAATGCTTTTGATTTCAAAGCAATCTTCGGTGGGTTCACGGGATCTTGTATAATGTTTGGTGTGAAGAGGGGACTATACTCTAACGAAGCAGGTATGGGATCCGCGCCTAATGCCGCCGCTACAGCAGACGTATCGCACCCTGTAAAGCAGGGACTTGTTCAGATGCTGTCAGTATTTATCGATACGCTCCTTATCTGTTCAACAACAGCATTCCTATGCTTAATTACGGATGTAGATCCTCAGAAATACGTTGATGGAGACGCAGCAAAAGCTGCGGAATACGTACAAGCCGCTATTCATTCGACGCTTGGCAATTTCGGACCTATATTTATCGCTATATCGATGTTCTTCTTTGCTTTTACTACGCTAATTGGAAACTACTCATATTGCGAAGGCTGCCTGGCATTTGTACTGAAGAGGAATCTCAAGAGACAGGAAGCGCTTGTATTTAGATGCATTGCTATTGTCCTAATATATGTGGGTGCTGTGTCACAGGCTGACCTCGTGTGGAATATGGCTGATATGGCACAAGGATTTATGGTCATTACTAACATGCCGGTAATTTTATTCCTAGGTGGAACTGCTGTTAGATGCTTGAATGACTACAGGAAACAGAAGCATGCTGGCCTTGATCCGCATTTTATCGCATCAGATATCGGTATACATGACGAGACGGATTTCTGGAAATAG
- a CDS encoding SDR family oxidoreductase, with protein MRKGKRVLITDGVNAGGEMLVRSFASYGASTAFFYSNSYDKAIALSKEVSALNIRCKISKLDSLWSALEVLRGYFDDEFDVLVFNIDISDNTSFDNMDGDKWRNKVIAEIDGLFYTIRALRPFLNRRCGSIIITAAKDENSGFSCDILESYIKGLTISLSKSLNDANINVNAIIYEKDDNASTHVADATRQLASTSSSFMTGQIIRL; from the coding sequence ATGAGAAAGGGCAAACGTGTTCTTATAACAGACGGTGTAAATGCTGGTGGTGAGATGCTAGTGAGAAGCTTTGCTTCGTACGGTGCATCTACAGCTTTCTTTTACAGCAATTCATACGATAAGGCCATTGCTCTTAGCAAAGAGGTAAGTGCACTCAATATTAGGTGTAAGATATCTAAACTTGATTCGCTGTGGTCGGCACTTGAAGTGCTAAGAGGATATTTCGATGATGAGTTTGATGTGCTTGTGTTTAATATTGATATTTCTGACAATACGAGCTTCGACAATATGGATGGTGACAAATGGCGGAACAAGGTAATTGCAGAGATTGATGGACTCTTCTATACGATTAGGGCGCTCAGACCGTTTTTAAACAGGCGTTGTGGCAGTATAATAATAACCGCTGCGAAGGACGAGAACTCAGGGTTCTCATGCGATATACTCGAATCGTATATCAAGGGCTTAACCATATCACTGTCTAAATCGCTGAACGATGCAAATATTAATGTCAATGCTATTATATATGAGAAAGATGACAATGCTAGTACACATGTTGCAGATGCAACTAGGCAGCTGGCATCAACCAGTTCATCTTTTATGACAGGGCAAATAATTCGACTGTAG
- a CDS encoding acyl-[acyl-carrier-protein] thioesterase — protein sequence MRFKTHYNIRSYEVDLHGALKPMQLMQLLQESGDRQMREEAVAYDELYNKEHKAFVVSRMSIEVFTPVEKYYDVDVETWIIPGKGANFPRGYEMYKGGQLVAKAICNWALVDTVTGKLIASKDYDMGTYSMDEAPELSIPRRFRIPKELKFQEVESSKVAMSMIDINMHMNNTVYASKLYDNIDDAEKYFITSINLRYVHEAPLGSEFKVYRSDAVDPGEMDYRAEKLIYFYTEADGMLNLEAAVGLKKVTI from the coding sequence ATGAGATTCAAGACACATTATAATATCAGATCGTATGAAGTCGACCTGCATGGCGCGCTTAAACCGATGCAGCTTATGCAGCTTCTTCAGGAATCTGGTGATAGACAGATGAGAGAAGAGGCGGTAGCATACGATGAGCTATATAACAAAGAGCATAAAGCTTTTGTGGTAAGCCGAATGAGTATTGAAGTGTTTACGCCAGTTGAAAAGTATTACGACGTTGACGTAGAAACGTGGATTATCCCTGGTAAAGGTGCGAATTTTCCGCGCGGCTATGAAATGTATAAGGGTGGTCAGTTGGTTGCAAAAGCCATCTGCAACTGGGCTCTCGTTGATACCGTTACGGGAAAGCTTATAGCTAGCAAAGATTATGATATGGGTACCTACTCTATGGATGAGGCTCCAGAACTCTCGATTCCAAGGAGGTTTAGAATCCCTAAAGAGCTAAAGTTTCAAGAAGTTGAGAGTTCTAAGGTGGCGATGTCGATGATAGACATTAATATGCATATGAATAATACTGTATATGCATCTAAGCTGTACGACAATATTGATGATGCAGAAAAGTATTTCATTACATCGATTAATCTTAGGTACGTTCACGAAGCGCCGCTGGGCAGCGAGTTTAAGGTTTATCGCAGCGATGCTGTGGATCCTGGCGAAATGGATTATAGGGCGGAAAAGCTAATATATTTTTATACAGAAGCAGATGGAATGTTAAATCTTGAGGCAGCTGTGGGACTTAAAAAAGTGACTATCTAA
- the mraZ gene encoding division/cell wall cluster transcriptional repressor MraZ codes for MFTGTYENSIDSKNRLIIPAKYRNQLGGECVLSRGYDRCIYIYTMEDWGLLVEKLKELRQSDPAIREFIRKLFSQASECKLDSQGRVIVPANLKSYARIDKDLVTLGAMDKIEVWSKEIFNENEDDNPMDDEDFIAKLAEYGL; via the coding sequence ATGTTTACCGGGACTTATGAAAATTCAATAGACAGCAAGAACCGGTTAATCATTCCGGCAAAGTACAGAAACCAGCTCGGCGGGGAGTGCGTTCTATCAAGAGGGTATGACCGCTGTATCTACATCTACACGATGGAAGATTGGGGGCTGTTAGTAGAAAAATTAAAGGAACTTAGGCAGTCAGACCCAGCTATACGAGAGTTTATAAGGAAGCTATTTTCGCAGGCGAGTGAATGCAAACTGGATTCGCAGGGACGCGTGATAGTACCTGCGAACCTCAAGAGTTACGCAAGGATAGATAAAGATTTGGTAACCCTTGGTGCGATGGACAAGATAGAGGTTTGGAGCAAGGAAATCTTCAATGAAAATGAGGATGACAATCCTATGGATGACGAAGATTTCATAGCGAAATTAGCTGAGTATGGGCTTTAG
- the rsmH gene encoding 16S rRNA (cytosine(1402)-N(4))-methyltransferase RsmH, with protein MTFEHVPVLFNEVIDSLNIKANGTYMDGTVGGAGHSSGICERLSDDGHLVAVDRDSIALETAMERLSKFSCKKTFIHANYSDVDKIRTEIGKVDGILLDLGVSSYQLDTAERGFSYMHDAPMDMRMNEDDMFTAATVVNEYSEAELFRIIKEYGEERWASRIAKFIVKARDEKYIETTGQLVDIIKAAIPASARRTGPHPAKRTFQAIRIEVNGELEHLKLAMEKLPELLAPGGRMSVITFHSLEDRIVKDAFNKRVNPCTCPPELPVCVCGKVADVRKVTRKPLVASEQELESNPRARSAKLRVIEKI; from the coding sequence ATGACGTTTGAACATGTGCCAGTTTTATTCAATGAAGTTATCGATTCGCTCAATATAAAGGCGAATGGGACTTATATGGACGGCACGGTCGGAGGAGCTGGTCATTCTTCAGGAATTTGCGAGAGACTCAGTGATGATGGACACCTGGTGGCGGTTGACAGAGACAGTATTGCGCTCGAAACTGCGATGGAGAGGCTGAGTAAGTTCAGTTGTAAGAAGACGTTCATTCATGCAAATTACAGTGATGTCGACAAGATAAGAACTGAAATTGGTAAAGTTGATGGAATACTTTTGGATTTAGGCGTTTCCTCTTATCAACTGGATACAGCAGAGCGAGGGTTTTCGTACATGCACGATGCCCCTATGGATATGCGTATGAATGAAGACGATATGTTCACAGCAGCGACTGTTGTAAATGAATATTCAGAAGCTGAGCTTTTTCGAATTATCAAGGAGTACGGCGAAGAGCGCTGGGCGTCACGTATAGCTAAGTTCATAGTTAAGGCGAGAGATGAAAAATATATAGAGACCACGGGACAACTGGTAGATATTATAAAGGCTGCTATTCCAGCCTCAGCAAGACGAACAGGACCTCATCCGGCAAAGAGAACATTTCAAGCGATAAGGATAGAGGTAAATGGAGAGCTAGAACATCTAAAGCTAGCGATGGAGAAGCTTCCTGAGTTGTTAGCACCTGGCGGAAGAATGTCTGTTATAACATTTCATTCGCTAGAGGACAGAATAGTAAAGGATGCATTTAATAAGAGAGTGAATCCATGTACCTGTCCGCCAGAGCTACCTGTGTGTGTATGCGGTAAAGTGGCAGATGTAAGAAAGGTTACGAGAAAGCCATTAGTAGCAAGCGAACAAGAGCTGGAGTCGAATCCGAGAGCAAGAAGCGCTAAGCTAAGAGTTATTGAAAAAATTTAA
- a CDS encoding cell division protein FtsL encodes MQVATNVAGTMNGGARVERRSYSNINRNTRAKQNSRMLAVVIIAGIMCLMMVVMSAFAANLNQENNQLQKKNDYIQAEVDSLNTKINDASNINKIEKTATEKFGMVHSESQNCITIGDSKSSSKTNLASAIKDEAYE; translated from the coding sequence ATGCAGGTTGCGACTAACGTAGCAGGGACAATGAATGGTGGAGCTCGCGTTGAAAGAAGGAGCTATAGCAATATCAATCGTAACACAAGAGCAAAGCAGAATTCGAGGATGCTTGCTGTAGTTATTATTGCGGGGATCATGTGTCTCATGATGGTGGTTATGTCCGCATTTGCGGCAAATCTCAATCAAGAGAACAACCAGCTTCAGAAGAAAAACGACTATATCCAAGCAGAGGTTGATTCACTAAACACGAAGATAAACGATGCAAGCAATATTAATAAAATTGAGAAGACTGCAACTGAGAAATTCGGAATGGTACATTCTGAGTCGCAGAATTGTATAACTATTGGAGACTCAAAATCTTCTAGCAAGACAAACCTAGCATCGGCAATCAAGGATGAAGCTTATGAATAA